A window of the Anticarsia gemmatalis isolate Benzon Research Colony breed Stoneville strain chromosome W, ilAntGemm2 primary, whole genome shotgun sequence genome harbors these coding sequences:
- the LOC142985939 gene encoding uncharacterized protein LOC142985939, whose product MASDDEPGTPPLPATKRKRVKKTKRRRRSTSTSSSSSSGDEAIPRKSRRVSGKLSTRYVMELFKTLTGDSSKRTMFNSNNLNNVVPEYDPCNRAQTMECWLRKVNECASIYGWDERQTIHFSLQKLVGLAKKWYEALPTVVYTWSEWQAKLRKAFPSEDNYGRLLEEMLSRTSRIDENLREYFYDKLTLLNRCEISGKKAVDCIVHGITDRSIRNGAQAQNCTEPEDLLKFLSAQKSLPMSTNRFQSRTNQKTTVADNSNSSNSNTNSSSAVVCYNCHTRGHPYYRCTKPLTRCKVCRRLGHDNDSCKLDPINLRDFGASNGTNHISEKKTLKIDTTSDNHDKFLKKATVNDVVYDAYIDFGSECTLMRGSDAEKLKLDRKTNDIPVVRGFGQSSVIPLYKATICLKIDEIESSVEVLVVDDVYLQTSLLVGQNFTELPFLTVLKDSKALRFYATPTQDSYDTDDRQLELYITSTVEISNTTVIPFHTRSNYTGDIYVAGYNTSEPGKEYSLFQGAYHVNEGRGHVVISNLSHHLLTLSKDSLIARALPFVEQNVRQVKRVMTDDPNVKPLDKTDIKTGPGLDVKQVERLYYLLQSYRDCFATNLNEIGCATDFKMKIELLDHKPIIYRPYRLSHSEREQVREMIDELLQNDIIQESTSDYASPILMVKKKSGEMRLCVDFRALNNKTVKDRFPLPLIDDQISNLSGNNFFTTLDLASGYYQIPMDEGSQHLTGLITPDGHYEFKRMPFGLSNAPAVFQRMINKILGNRRFEYALAYLDDVLIPAKDVEEMFLRLEDVLKLFRQYGLTLKLAKCRFFDTTVNYLGYDISSKGIQPSEAKILAVKEFPIPRNIHEVRQFLGLTGYFRKFIQGYGEIARPLSSLLRKDAVWQWADVQNSAFSLLKEKLTSRPVLALYDPTLETELHTDASSLGVGGILMQWQRDTRVLKPVCYFSRQTTPEEKHLHSYELETLAVVSSLKKFRVYLLGLHFKIFTDCAALRTTLTKRDLIPRIARWWLQISEFTFDIEYRPGVQMAHVDALSRNTELSVGADDNPLTNVYHIEKDNWLLTLQIADPDIARIHKILKPDDDPECKDIRQNYVVKNHTVYRKIDDRLCLG is encoded by the exons ATGGCATCTGATGATGAACCGGGCACGCCGCCCCTGCCTGCGACTAAAAGAAAACGGGTCAAGAAGACTAAACGACGCAGGAGAAGTACATCCACTTCGTCGTCGTCTTCCAGTGGAGATGAAGCCATTCCTCGCAAGTCGAGGAGGGTGTCCGGTAAGCTGTCGACTCGCTATGTGATGGAGCTCTTTAAAACATTGACTGGAGACTCGAGTAAGCGAACTATGTTTAATAGCAACAATTTGAACAATGTTGTCCCGGAGTATGATCCTTGTAATAGGGCTCAAACCATGGAATGCTGGCTTCGAAAAGTCAATGAATGCGCATCCATATATGGATGGGATGAGAGGCAGACTATCCATTTTTCCCTTCAAAAATTAGTGGGCTTAGCAAAGAAATGGTATGAGGCCTTGCCAACGGTTGTATATACTTGGAGTGAGTGGCAGGCAAAACTTCGAAAGGCCTTCCCAAGTGAAGATAATTATGGTCGCCTTTTAGAAGAGATGTTAAGCCGCACTTCACGTATCGATGAGAATCTACGAGAATACTTTTACGACAAATTGACTCTATTAAATCGATGTGAGATATCTGGCAAGAAGGCAGTGGATTGCATTGTACACGGCATTACGGACAGATCTATTCGGAATGGGGCTCAGGCTCAAAACTGTACCGAACCAGAAGATTTGCTTAAATTTCTTTCTGCTCAAAAATCTTTACCAATGTCCACTAATCGGTTCCAAAGTCGTACCAATCAGAAAACTACTGTCGCTGACAACTCTAACTCCTCGAATTCAAACACGAACAGTTCCTCTGCTGTGGTATGCTACAATTGTCATACAAGAGGTCATCCTTATTATAGATGTACCAAGCCTCTGACCAGATGTAAAGTTTGTAGAAGACTTGGACATGACAATGACAGTTGTAAACTCGACCCCATCAATTTACGGGATTTTGGGGCTAGCAATGGGACAAATCATATTTCTGAAAAGAAGACTTTAAAAATAGACACGACTAGTGATAATCATGACAAGTTTTTGAAGAAGGCAACCGTGAACGATGTTGTCTATGACGCTTATATTGACTTTGGTAGCGAATGTACACTTATGCGCGGATCTGATGCGGAGAAACTAAAGTTGGACAGAAAGACAAATGACATTCCAGTTGTGAGAGGCTTTGGCCAATCTTCGGTTATTCCATTGTACAAAGCAACTATTTGCTTAAAAATCGATGAAATCGAATCAAGTGTAGAGGTTTTAGTCGTTGATGATGTGTACTTACAAACATCTCTGTTAGTTGGCCAAAACTTCACAGAATTGCCATTTCTTACAGTTCTGAAGGATAGTAAAGCATTACGATTTTACGCAACCCCGACTCAAGACAGTTATGACACAGACGATAGGCAATTAGAGCTCTACATTACATCCACTGTAGAAATATCAAATACTACTGTTATTCCCTTTCACACTCGTTCAAACTATACTGGTGATATATATGTTGCAGGATATAATACATCTGAGCCTGGTAAGGAATACAGTTTATTTCAAGGAGCATATCATGTTAATGAAGGTAGAGGTCACGTGGTTATCTCTAATCTATCTCACCATTTGTTAACTCTGTCTAAGGACTCTTTGATAGCAAGGGCTCTTCCTTTTGTTGAACAGAACGTGCGTCAAGTTAAGAGAGTTATGACTGACGACCCCAATGTAAAGCCTTTAGACAAAACAGATATAAAAACGGGTCCGGGACTTGATGTTAAACAAGTAGAACGGTTGTATTATCTCTTGCAAAGTTATCGTGACTGTTTCGCAACTAATTTGAATGAGATAGGGTGTGCGACtgatttcaaaatgaaaattgaacTTTTGGACCATAAGCCGATTATATACCGACCATATCGTTTGTCTCATTCAGAACGTGAGCAGGTTAGGGAGATGATAGACGAGTTGCTTCAGAATGATATAATTCAAGAATCTACTTCCGACTACGCGAGTCCAATCTTAATGGTAAAAAAGAAATCGGGAGAGATGAGACTGTGCGTAGACTTTAGGGCCTTAAACAATAAGACCGTTAAGGATCGCTTCCCTCTACCCCTCATTGACGACCAAATTTCTAACCTTAGTGGGAACAATTTTTTCACGACCCTTGATCTGGCTTCCGGGTATTACCAAATACCAATGGATGAAGGGAGCCAGCACCTTACTGGCTTGATCACGCCCGATGGGCATTATGAATTTAAGAGAATGCCCTTCGGGCTGTCGAATGCTCCGGCCGTATTTCAAAGGATGATCAACAAGATCCTTGGTAACAGGCGTTTCGAATACGCATTAGCATATCTTGACGATGTCCTAATACCGGCTAAGGACGTAGAAGAGATGTTTTTGCGTCTTGAAGACGTATTGAAGCTTTTCAGGCAGTACGGTCTCACTCTCAAACTTGCCAAATGTCGATTTTTCGATACTACAGTTAATTATCTCGGTTATGATATTTCTTCTAAAGGCATTCAGCCAAGTGAAGCCAAAATATTGGCTGTTAAAGAGTTCCCTATTCCACGTAATATCCATGAAGTACGCCAATTTCTTGGCCTAACAGGCTACTTCCGCAAATTTATACAAGGTTATGGAGAAATTGCACGTCCATTATCTTCACTTCTTAGAAAGGATGCGGTATGGCAGTGGGCCGATGTACAGAATAGTGCTTTTTCTCTTCTAAAGGAAAAACTTACGAGTCGACCGGTCCTAGCCTTATATGACCCTACTTTGGAGACTGAACTGCATACCGACGCCAGTTCTCTGGGCGTAGGAGGTATACTCATGCAATGGCAAAGAGATACACGAGTTTTAAAGCCCGTGTGCTACTTCAGCCGACAAACAACCCCAGAAGAAAAGCACTTACACTCCTACGAATTGGAGACACTGGCTGTTGTTAGTTCTCTTAAGAAGTTTCGAGTATATCTCTTGgggttacattttaaaatctttacagACTGCGCTGCTCTCAGGACCACATTGACCAAGCGGGATCTGATCCCGCGGATAGCTCGTTGGTGGCTACAAATCAGTGAATTTACTTTTGATATTGAATATCGCCCAGGCGTGCAAATGGCACACGTAGACGCTTTAAGTCGGAACACTGAGCTGTCGGTGGGAGCAGATGACAATCCCTTGACTAATGTATACCACATTGAAAAAGACAATTGGCTACTGACTTTACAAATAGCAGACCCTGACATTGCacgaatacataaaatacttaaaccaGACGACGACCCAGAATGCAAAGACATTAGACAAAACTACGTTGTAAAGAACCACACTGTTTATAGGAAGATTGACGATAGATTATGTTTG GGCTAA